A window of Athene noctua chromosome 27, bAthNoc1.hap1.1, whole genome shotgun sequence genomic DNA:
TAACTCCCGTCTTGCGGCCAGATGTGCTTAAGTACAGCCTCAGCCTGTTCCTGCCCTGACACCGCGTCCCCCCGCCACTGTCCCCCACGCCGCTCCTGGCAGCTCCCCGGCAGTCTGCCCCCCGTTTATGGCTGTCCGTGTCCCTCCACCTCCTGTAAGTGGTTCTCAAGTGAGCAGGAGCACACAGCCCCTGCCGGGGAAGGGGGCGGGAGTCAACTTCAGAACTGCTGTTCTGTATCCTGTTGTTTTCTTACTGGGATTGTTCCAGTTTCCTGCACTGTCTTATCTGGAGCTGAAAAGGCAAAGCTCTCGTAGTGTCTTGCTTTGTGTGTGCCTCAGCTTTCGGATCTGTGCAGTAGATGTTACAAGACTTAAGACGAACAGAGCTCGGACTGTTACAGGGTGGAGGGACAGGAACAAAGTGGTTACAGGGCTTTCAGTGCCTATACAATTAGTTTCTTTATTTAGTTATCCCGCTTGCATAAGCCTGCGAGTGTCACAGAGGGTTTCTGAGAGCCTCCGGCGTGGCCCAGCACTGGCAGAGCTCCCTGAGACATGGAGAGTGGGGTTCAGGGTTTACACTCTCGGTGATTCCAGGTACCTGTTTGACAGACCTTACAAGAGCAGCATTTTCAGAAAGTGCTGAGTAtgtttcccccctccccaagggcTCAGACTAGACACAGAAAAGACTTAAAAGGGAATTTGAATGCTTTTAGTCAGCCTTGAGttttcagagctctgctgaaaTGCTGTAGACTTCTTGGAAATTACTTGGCCCCATTTCCTTGAATACGGAGGTGAAATAAGCACATACTGTGCTGATGGCTTGAAAGCTTACTATGCAGATCAGGTGCATGAGGAAACAAAATCtagtagctttttttaaaaaaaacccttttatctTCTAGCGAGCATGAGTTCACTTGGCTATAGGTTATATTAGTGCACTAAATTCCCTATGggttaaaaaattaaatgacaaCATTTACCGTACAGCTTTGGAATGTCCTGTTTTTCTGCACAAAGGTGTGGGTCCTGCGTGCAGTGTCCATTATCAGATGGGAGCCTCCCCTGGAAAGATAATTAAAACGCTGCACCACTCACAGCCCTGCAGATACTGAACCAGGCACAGGgtttcaaaacaaaactcaacCCCCAAGCCCCAACCCTAGAACCCTTCCCCGTAGAGGTTCCTGGTTTTGTTGGAAGCAGGTAAAATTGTGGCAATGATCAAGATGGATTTTTATTAATTGAAGAGATGAGAAGTATGTCAGTTCAGCCTTTGTGGGTAAAtacatgtttcatttttttccgcGTAGTTGTAACTGTAAATTCAGACTCATTCCACTTGACAGTTTCTTTGGAGGTGCCCTCAACTGATGTAAATATGAGAGCAGGAGTGGGCTGAAGAAGTACCCTTAGCTGATTACCAGAGCCTTTATTTGGAACTAAATATCAAGAGAAAACAAGGCTTTTTTTCAAAGAGATCAGGAAAAGGAAGACATGTGCTTGGAGATAAGGAAAGATAAAAGCATTCCATTTAAAGACGCCTGTGATAGAAATCAAGATGTTCATCTGCCAAGTCAGTAATTTCATGGCCTTATGACCATGCAGAGCTTCCGTTTCTGTTACCTTTTCCCACACTAACTGTAAGCACCAAATCACTGGCATGAAAGCTCCTTTTAATTTTGTCCAAGCAGCTCAGCCCTTTGGGGAGGAATTACACAGGTTGAACTTGGAGATAAAACTCTTCGACTTCAGAAGGGAACAACGGTGCTCCCATAAATTTACATTCAGCTTTCTGAGGCCCAGGAACAGGCTGTGAATTCCCTGCTCCTGGAAGGTTTGAGGACAGGTTAGACAAACACCTCTTGGGAGAGGTTTGGGCTGTGAGGAACGCGGGCGGCTGAGATGGCCCTTGGAGGAGATTTCTGATCTCTGGTTCGGTGGGAGCGAGGTCCCAGTGACAGCAGATCCGATACGACGCCCAGATTAACGGGTCAGGAGGTCAAAATGCATTTGCAGCTTTAAAACAAGGGGCTTTCCGCTGGTTTTTGTTTAAAGCAAGCAGcagatttcagtaaaaaaattctgtgaaaagcTTGGCTTTGCAGGTTTCCCAAGCTGTCCTTACCAAAGGGCCGAGCTCGAGCGCTGTCCTTAGGAAGCCACCAGCAGGACCAGGGGCGCGGAGGGGCCAGGCAGCAGCGCCACGGTGCTGGGCCTGCGGCTCATTCCCGTCGGAAAGCGCAGCTGGGAGGTTTGACCTGGGCTGCTCAGGGACATTTAGTTCCCCGACCTGTCCTGAGATTGGAGAGGGCTCTTCCTGGactctttgcttttgtttgcttcctttcctCTCCGGGTTGTGCCTTGCGGATCTACCAAACGctcctcagctgctctggggaCTGGTCCTTGTGGTCGTTGCCGTTCCCCCGCCAGGCCGCAGGCAGGCTCCCTCGTGCTGGGCAGCGGGGAAGCCCACACCACTtccatctctgttttttttttcccccttcctgctTGGAACAATTAAACTTTTGCCCAAAGATTTGGCCTGCTTCCTCGCGTAGGCTTCGCAGCCAGCAGAGCACGTTTAGCTTTGGCATCCGCAGATTGAAGCATTCGCTTGGTTTTGGGCAGGCGGGTGAgtgcccaggcagctgcagccccgcAGCCCGTGGCTGTGCCCCCCAGTTTGGGCCAGTCTGGAGTTGGCAGCGCCGGGCGCCGCTCGTCGCTCCTCCGTGGTGCAGGAGCTCGGCCAGGAGGCGGTTTCATCGCCACcgggttttggttgggtttggttggtCTCAACCCCGCTCTGGGGGCCCCTGCTGCTGGGGGATGAGgatgggggtgtgggaggggcacGGCGGCTGCCCCCACCCACAGCCAGCCGGGCTCCTTCGGGTGCTCCTGGGCCCCTGCAGACGGGTCCTGCTGGCGGGGAGGGGGTTTGGGTTAGGGCAGGCGGCCTCGGGGAACCCCAGGTGGCCCCATCCTGGTGccaggggggagagggagagggtaAGGACCTCCCGTCCCACGGCTGCCACGTCCCCACCTCACGTCACGGAGGCTGGCCAGGCCCTGCAGCAGCCACCCCGCCTCGCCTGCACTGGGCAGCCTGGCCAGGcgctctcgctgccttcctccaggCTCCTCATCCTCACGCAGGTCCCTCCTCGCCTCGCGCGGAGCGGGGACGCACGGCCGGTGGGTTTGGGGCCCTGCGGGCCCCGGGCTCCCGCAGCGCCGGGTGCCGACAGCCTCTGCCGCAGGTCGTGGGGCGCTCCGGGCACAAACCGCGCTCCCGGGTTACGGAGCAGCCCCGGAGCCGCCGGCCGTGAGGGCGTCGCCATCTCCGGCTGCTGGCCGGGAGCGCGGGAGCGGGAGGCCCCAGGCGGGAGCTCGGGCACCGCGTGCCGGGCTCGCCCTCAGAGCTCACCGGGCCTTGGCTGCCTCGCTTTTCGGCCAGGGCTGCTCAAAGAACCAGCTTAGACAGGATCCCTGTGTCCAGTTTTCAGTCTGGCATCTTTTACCACCGCTACATGCAAAGCTTTTAATTAATAAGAGACAAGGATGCCCGGAGCGGAGGCTGCCAGCGTGGCTGTAAGCGCGGAGCAACGCGCGGCTCTGGGCGCCCTTCAGCCTGTGCTGACCCGAAGTTATGTGACCGATTGTTCCCCCAACAATTACACAGAAATGATGACGATTTCCTAGACTACTGCATTGAACTTTCCAAAACAGATAGGAGAATTTCAGATTTATTCTCTAACAAATGAGTTACATATGCAAATAATTCTTTAGTTAGGAAGCTTCCTCTTCTATTTACTGTTAGAAGAGTCAGATGATGTGAGAAGCTGAACTAACTTACTGTTTCTGGTACTTCTGTTTCTGCAGTTCACTCTATTTGGAGAAGCAAAGATTGCTACCCGCAGCCTGTGTTCAACGTGCCGGTGCCAAAAGGCACATCTCTCAGAGTCTGGTTTTTAAAATTCTACCTTcagtatttatattttgtttcaacTTTGACTGGTACGCTTAGAGGCTAATCCTGCAAATATTTACACAAGCCGAGCTGTCTATGTGTAGTTAATTCGAGCTCAATGGGAGCTCACCTGAATGAGGGCACATGTTCTGCGGGAGCAATTATTTTGGGCTGAGCACTGAAAAATATGGTTGTGTCTGCTAGctgggttttatatatatatatatatatatatatacacacacgtacatgtagacacacacacatgtatggtGATTATTTTAGGTtctgagagagaaagaaagactaTTCAGTCACTTACTGATCCCCACCTGAGAGAAGGCTCAGTGAGATAGAAAACGGCAGCATGGTGAGTGTTCTTTTATAGCATAAACAGTACCAGAGACAATTGTTTCTAACAGAATCAATTATAGCATTAAAAattgtagatttaaaaaaaaaaaacagttgtaGATACATGGATGCAAGGTCCATTTTTTAGTTTCTGAAAAGCATCCCACAAGCAGCTCCATACTCCCCATTTCCCTTCGAGGCGAGCAGTGCTGCCGTTTCGACAGATGAAAGCAGTAGGAGCCCtgctggctgtggggaggggggacaccgGGAAGCTGATTCCTGACACTTTCCCCTGTTGTTTTGTGTAAGCGAGTTCAGAACTGGCCGTGGGTCCAGGCTTGCTCAGATCACGGGACTCCGATTTGCAAACAGAGTGCTGCACTTCAGGAAGTgaccccttccccttccctcctcttccccttccctccccttccccttccctcccctgcaTGAGGGCGTTAATCTCGGTTACGCTGTGGATTCAGAACACATGAACAGCTGCTGGGGCTCACCTGAGTGTGATAAATTCATAAGCTGAGCTACCTGATCAGGACTCAGAGCCCGTAGGTACACGTAGATATCTATAATAAATGCACCATTCCTGGACCATGCCCACAAACTACCCTCCGGGTCTTCAAAGTGGACaaatgtattcatttattttaaagaatgaacCAATTGTAGATCAGTGATTCCTCTAATGGTTCTTTTCAAAAAACAATTAATGCTCTATTGAGCTGGGGCTAGAAACAGTCGCCAGGACTGTGTTCCACACACATCCTCTTTCACTTATCTCCAACATGTTTTTGCAGAACGAGAGCGTCCGTGACGGAAGGTGCGGCGACGCCCGTCCACTGTACAGGGATCTCTCCAGGCTGGTGACCTGGGCACACAGTCATGGCACCATATGCGACCAAATCCCTGCCTTGGAGACGGTGCAGAACGTGGGTCACCCTAGCAAGGACAATTCTGTCCTGTGGATGTGTGTGCTCGGACACGCGTATTGCTGGCAGTGTGAAGAAATATACGtcagaagcagagaagagagtGAGGCTGTAGGAAAGAGAAAGAGGTTGGTATCTGCCGAGGCTTCGTCAGGCGAAGCTAATTTAGATGAAAAGAGGTTCAGGATGACCCCATCTCTTGGGAGGGCTAAAGCAGACACTGTTAGCAGAGGGTCACGCAGCAGTTCTCCAGGGGTCGCTCAGCAGAGAGGCGACACAATCTGCATAACAGATAATGAACCACCACTCGGACTAAACCGAAAAAATAGCAAATCCCTGAAGTCAGGCTTTGCAGCAGAGCAGCATTTGTCATTATCTGGTGATGAAGTCACAACTGACAGACACAAGGTGAAGCTAGAAAGTGACAGAGACCTACAAATCCTCTCTGATGAAGGACAGGGTGTATCAGATGAAGACGACCAAGGAGCCAGAATCAGCCAGAGTATTCTGTCAGAGGCACAAAATAAAAGTGAAACCGCTCAGGCGGACTTGCAAATGTATCACTGTCAGCAGACGGCATTTCCCAAGCCAGCAGCTGCCCAAACCGCCTTTGCACCCCCAGGAAAGCTGCCCCTGCCTCTCGCCTGCGCTCTGCAACCCCCCGCCAGCCCGCAGGAGCTCCTGCACAGCAGCTTCCTGGGGCTGGGGCCTCTCAACCCCGCAGGGGCCATGCCTGAAGCTTCTGACACCAGAAGTTCCTCTGGGTCACCCATACCCAAAGAACATTTCAAACCTTCTCCTGTCTCCAACACTGAAGTAAAGGCCCAACCCGAGTCACCCTCCTCCATGACATTCTTTGAGCTAGAAGCCACCATAAGCCTCCAGCACCAGCTCCAGCAGAGCCCCCCCGAGCGCCGCGCGCCAGAAACAGGCTTCGGCGGGAGCGTCACTGAAGACTCCGTTGAGAAGGGTGAAGCGTCAGGATCCGGGCAGGCACCTCCCCCTGCGGCCCCCCTGAGCCCAGAGCGTCCACCCGCATCCTCACACAAAAGTAAGAGTCTGGAGTTCTACTCCTGGAGGGGCCTGTGGGTGTGGGGGTGCGTTCTATTAATCATTTCCCAAAATAGCAAAGGAGGGTGGGTTCATCTAGCTGCCAAAACCTGTACTGTGGTATCCAAGGAAATGGTTTGGGGCACTCTCGTGTCTGTGAAAGGGACTGACCTGGCGTGAGCAGTTGGCACGTCAGCAGGGGACGGCTCTCACCGCCACGCccggccctgggctcggctcggacCCGCCCTGACTACCCCTTTGTGGCACAGGGATCAGCAGAATCCACCTCAGTCCAGCCCCAGCATTTTAAGATAACAACTGAGCGTGTACAAAACAACCTGGTGCGAGCAGGGGAATCTCTACATGTTGGCTCTAGAACCCTTTTCAATCTACTCCTCCTCAGCCCTGGAAAAGTCCCAGGCGAGCAGATGGAGCTTTTCAGCAATCCAAGAATTAATTTCTCATGCTACATTGAACTAGGTAGATGATGTATTGCCATAGCAACTTGAGAGAGAACCCAACTGGAATCCTGGcagtccttttttaaaaaaaattacaattttactcatctttttgttcttctttacTATCTGCCCCTAACTTTCGGTTAATGCTTTTATCTCACACCGAGAGCTCTCTTGCTCTGAAGAGATTTTTGTCAAGATGAatgctttgaaatacattttgcatAATGCCTCGTACACCACTCTGGGCACACGAAATGGCTGCTGCTTAGTCCCGGGGCGGATCACAAGATCCACGGAGGGGCCAACGCCCATCTATTCCAGCAGAGCAGAGTTTGGCCCCCGCAGGCACCACCAAGGACAGGGTAGTTGCAGACCGAGGAAAGTGTATCGAGTCCATCTGGGGTGGTTTGGGCTTCCCGGCCAGCGCCACCggctcagagctgctgcccccGGCTACACGGCGGCCCCACGAGCGGGCTCAGGgccagccccgggggcagccctGGCCAAGCCACCGCCGACGGCGCCACTCTGCTGCCCTGCATCTGCCTGACGGGCCCCCAGGGCCTGCACCAGCGCTTTCCACCCCACAACAACATCCAGTCTCACTGAATTATGTTTAAATGGCAGGGCACGTTCCCTCCCATTTAaacataattcagaaagaaagaatgtCTTAAATTTACCTCCATGGTGGTCTGCAGGCCCGCCAGCCAAGTGACCAGAGCAAGAAGGGGCAGAGTCCTGTCCCTGCCGGGCGGTGCTGCCTGGGGACACAGAGCTAAGCCAGAGCCTTCAGGGAGGGGGTTTGTGAAAGTCCTATAATCTCCAAATTCCTTTCAGAAGGAAGGTGAAGGTTGTTCTGCGTCTCCTTATAGTTCACTGATCTCCTTGTAAGTTCTTGCTGTCCACAAAGCTGTGTCTTATCTTTCAGATgtgttgaagaagaaaaagagaaaccatAACACTGGCGATATAAAAGTTTTCAAAGACTGGCTGGTTTTACATTACCCTTCTGAAATACGTGACATCCACGAGCTGCCACCCCAAGACCTCGATAGTTACCTGGCCTTGTTCTACAGTTGTGCAAAGAGACAGAACGGCGCAGATTTTTCTGCCAGTTCTTTGCACTTCCTTCAGAAAAACATAGAGAGATACCTGACGGATCACAACTACGGGTACAGCGTGGTTAAGGGGTCGGAATTCAGAGCGGCCCAGGAAGCCTTCAAAGTAAAGCATCAGCACCTGTCTCAGCAGCAGAAGGAGTGCAAGTGGAGTGTTGTGGAGAACCTGACAGATGAAGATGTGGAAGGTCTTCGTAAGAAGGGACTTGTAAGTAGGATGCACCCCCAGGGCTTTTTGTACCTCATGTTCACGACCATCATTAGGGGCTTTGGGGCAAGCACGCACAGTCAGGGCAATGCTCTGTACTGGGGACAGCTGGTGCTGAGGAAGCCGGAGGGCGAGCTGGAGTACCTGGCCTGGAAGGATGGTCTGTGCGCGGAGGCAGAGCCGGGGGAGGCGGGTCTGCGTCTCTTTGCCAAGCCCGACGACCCGGGCACCTGCCCGGTCGCAGATTACAAGGAGTacgcccggcggcggccgcccgacATGCTGCACGACTGCGACCCCCTGTACCTGGCTCCCAAGGCCCTGTGCTCCATGTGGGACCAGGTCTGGTACAGCAGGAAGTCCCTGGCAAAAGCCAGAATAGAAAAGATCTTGAAGGTTATTGTCCAGCAAGTCAAGGAATCTGTAAAGAAGTCCAAGCAATAGAGGCGCCCGTTTGGTTCTCCTGCGCCGCTTTTTGTTGGGAGGCGGCCTGGGAGAGGTGTGagtggccacagcccagctggaggagaggtccttctcctcggggcagAAGTCATCCACAGGTTTGCATCACCTTAGCGTTCAGGTTAAGTGTAAAACTTCCGTTGTTCTTTCTATTTGTGGAATTGATAGTTCACCGAGTTAAAGAGGAGAATTTTAGGTTTCACATTTGTAAAACAAGTTAATGTTCTGCTCTATTATTAATGACCTGATAAAGCCCAGAGAGGGCTCGGTGCCTGACCAGCTTGGCTCAGCGTTTAGACCCTCCGGGCAGCGGACGCTCACACGCAGCGTCTGGTCTCAGCCCAAGCCCAGGAGTAACAGGAGCTGGTTGTGGGGTGGAAGGAGAACGATGAAACGCCGCCCCTGCCAGCTGCTGGTCCGAATCCCACGGGAGCGTGTTCAACTAGGTTTATGTCGTTTTTCTTAGTGAAAGATTTGTAGCTTTAAGAAGTTGTGACTGTGTTtgtaaaagttatttaaaatggCTCCCAGCGTTGAAAGGTTTCATGGGAAGTGCTCTCCCCAGAGAGCTGCATAAATACACTTCGGTGGATGTGGTCGACGTTTTTTCAGCTGTTCAGGTCCTGTTCCGTTGATGTTCTTCCCCGAGCCCAGGCCAGTTGCACTGTTGGCATAACTCAATAAAAGCACGTTGTACTCGGCCCCGTTTGTCCCTGCCGTAAAGATGAAGCCGGCCAGCCCCGACTGGCAGGGGACGTTCTCTCGCCCTGCGCAGCCCCTcggcgcggcgctgccccccACGAGGCGTCGGGCCCTTTGGGATCCCGCGGAGCCCGTGTTCGTGGTTTCCTAACCAAGTCGTTGTGGCCAAACGCTTTGCCAGAACTGGCCCTGCTCAAGCAACGTTTAATATCACCGAATAACTTCGAGAGGTTTAAAGAGCCAAAAAGAGAAACTCACCTGATCCAGCGCTGGGCTGGAGCCTTCCAGCCccggggggccgggcccggcctggGCTCCGCTCGCCGCCGCAGGCAGCCACCGGCTCGGGCTTCGCTTTCCTCTCTTGAGTCCCCCCGGAGCTCCTTAGCGGGGGGCTGCTGCCTCACAGTCAGGGcgcgggggcagcccccgggccgcgGGGGCTACAGGGGCGACCGGGGGGAGCCGAAGTCCCACAGATGACAGAGGAGCCGGCGAAGCCCCGAccagcgcccgccgcgcccgTCCCCGTGGGTTGCCCAAAGCCCGTTTCTGTTCCCCCGCTCGCCCGGAGGGTTCTGCCCCGCTCCACCGGCGGGTGGGGGACCGGAGCGGAGGCGCGACAGGGACCGGCCGTGTCCCCCCGGCGCTGCCAGCGCCGTGCTGCCGctccgggccccgagccgagctcAGCCGCATGGACAcggcgggggggctgcaccccctgTGCCCTGGAGCTCGGCCTGGCCCCCCCCCGGGCTCGGCCTGTCCCCACGTTCGCGCGGGGTGCCCGGGGCTGCGCCGCCGGCGCTCGCCGGGAGCCATCTAGCGACAgcggggtgcgggcagcgggcgggggcgCCAGCCGGGCCGCTCCTTTCCCCGGAAcccgcagggacccccccggctcCCGGCGCAAACCCGCGGGAGCGGGCAGACACAACAGGCCAGGGAGAACGAGGGAAAGCAACGGCTCTTTAATAAATTAGCAAAGTAAACGGCGGTTGTGTGTGCGGGGCGTTGGGTCCCCGCAGCTCAGCGGATCACCCGAGTTAGGCGGGAGCGTTGATCCCCCGTTTGATGCTGACACCGACCCAAAGGGACGCGCAGCCGAGGCGCTGCGGTACCTAAAAACCTAAAACCACTGAGAGACAAAGTCGCTTTTTTGTAAGCCGGAGACGCAGCTTCCAGCGGGAAAGAAATTACCGTATGATTTCATCTGGCTGCCTCCTTGCAGAAGTGATTAAAAGAAAGTGATCCAATTTTTCCCCTCTCAAGAAAGACAAGTATTACCTCAGCtcgcaggggagggggaaggggtgagcagACCTGAGGCGTTGGAAGGATCGTGTGGGGGCCAAGGCGGGCGTGATCTGCAGTGGGCAAGTCTCTGATTCTTGGGATCACCAGGAGCTGAGCTGAGGGTGTTTCGGTCGTGCGTCCGCTGATCCCACACAGGGCAAGTAAACGGCGAAGTCCGGTGGCCCCGGCCGTCCCCGGCCCCGAGGCTCCCTCAGTCGTCGTCCCTGACGTACTGCCCGGCCTCCCAGCGCTGGGCCATGGCGCTCTTGTGACGGGTCACCCTGGTGCTTTCCACAACCTACAGGCACCACAAGGCACAGGGgcttttcacagagaaggtgtttTTATAAACAGCCTTTTTGGCACAATCCAGCctcccagccagcagccccccccTCGGGCTAAACAGCCCTGAGAGGGGCCACGACACGCTCTGCCCACGCGACGCCCACCCGAGCGGGGCCGAGACCCCCGTCGGTCCCGTCGGCCTCCGGGGAGCGAGGGGagcccggggggagcggggaggggggcccTCGAGCGCGCAAAGGACGTTACCTCTGTGTTGATCTTGTCAATGGGTTCGATGCCTGCGTACTGCGGGGAGGGGAAAGGGTCAGATAACGGCGCCCGGGCAGGGAAATGCCCAGGGGCAGCTGGGTACGGCCGGGGGGGTGTCAGCCAGTGCTGGCACCCCTGAGCGCTGGGTGCTGCCCCGGGGGGGTGCCACCGCTGCACCCCCACCTGGGCACGGCCGCCTCCGGCCCCGGAGCCACCAGCGCCCCCCGGGCtcagccccgccgcggggcgggcgcgtTCACCTTTCCGTCCtccttcaccctcctcctccGCTCCTCGAAGGGGCTGGAACGCGCCGAGTCGGGGCCGAGGGTCTCGGTGCTGCCCGGGGGGGGACCGGCCACTCTCAGCGGCGTGAAGGACGACACCAGCCCCAGGGCCCCGCCCTGGTGCGGGGCAGGAGTGGAGACGGGAGACCCGGACACGGAGAAGCTGCCGCTGACACCTGAGGCAGCTTCAAGAGAAAGAGCCGTCGGGGGGGTGAGGCGCAGCAGGTCCCCgcagcagagcagagctcctgccccagcccggcGGGTCTGGCCATGGCCGGGACCGTGTCTGGGTGCCAGCCAGGCACTGCCAGGGGCGAGGGAGGGGCAAGGCGGGAGCTGGGCACCCCCCGGCCCTTCCAGCACAGCTTTCTGTGTAACGTGACATGAAGTCATCAAAACCTGAGCGGCTCTGGAATCAAGAGCCGTGCTGCTCTCCCAGAGCCCATCCCTCACCgtcccctgccgacccccccacCTGCTGCCCCCGCAGGCTGGGCAGCTCCCCCCGGCTCCAGAGCCTGAGCCGCGGAGGCAGGAGCGGTGCCCACAGCGGCTCTGCCCCGGGACTGACCCCTCCCGGCCCAGCCCAGGCCCCTCTCGCCCCCTCACCGGAGCTGTGCCGCGAGCGGGAGCCCTCCTGGGCGCCGCCGTCGCCGCTGACCGGGGAGCAGCCGTCTAccagctgccgccgccgccgctgctcctgcagctcctcttccctctgcAAGTCGCTCTGGATCTCCTTGTCGATCAGCGCTGAGGTCTGGGCCCTCCCGGTCCTGAGCCTGTACTGCTCCTCGCGGCCGTCCTCCCTCCTTAGCGGGCTCTGCGTCCCCATGTCCTCCACGAAGGAGACCTTGGGCTtccagaaggagaaggagaagtaCCGTCTGGGCAGGACAGCCGCGCCGGCGGGGCTCGGGGTGGGGCTGGGAAGCCTCCCCCCCCAGGACTCCTCGCTCCCCCATTTGCTGGCGCTGGCGGAAACGTGCCGGGACACCGGGGGCTGGTCCTGGCTCTTCtggccggcggcgccgcgcgaCTGGGCCGCCTGGAAGCGCGTGGTGCTCGCCGCGCGGCTGGGAGGGCTTCTCCCACCCCTCGTGTCTCCCGCGGGGCAGGGGCCGTGGCTCGTGGGCTGCTCCGCCACAGACTCACTGACCCAGCCCCTCCGCTCGTCTGCCTTCCTCGGGGGGGTGGGCTTCTGCGGGGGGGCTTCCTCCTGCTCGAACACCCTCCGGCGCTCGTCCAGCTCCTGCTGCGTCCCCCGGTCATACGTCCCCAGCAGCCTCCCCTGCTTCCTCAGATCTTCCTCGCGCTTGGTTTCCTGCTCAATTTCCCTCTGGACATAACGGGAAGCGTGGCCTTTGTCCTTCCCTTTCctgccagggctgggagaggCGTCCATGGAGAGGAGAGGCTTGGTCTTGATCTCCACCAGCTCGCTGCTGGAGGTCAGCCGCTGGATGCCCCTCTCCTTCCAGAGGTTCTCCTCCCTCTCCATGGCCATGCGGATCTCCCGCTCGATGGGCGTCTCGTTGCCGATCTTCGTCCCCTTCTCCAGGCCGTTGCTGCCGGCCCTCAGACCCACAAGGCCGTTGACGATCTCATTGGATGCGCTTCCATCGCTGGCGTAGCCCGCGCTGGCCTCATTATACATCTCGCCCAAGCCGGAGTCCAGGTCCTCTCTGGAAGATGCTTTAGTCAAGCTGGACATTTTCGTGGTGGGATACGACTTTTCAGTATCAGCCCTTCTGGGAGCATAAACCTCCTCCTTCACAGGTGTGTTGTAGGACACACTATAAACCTGATAAACGGTCTTGTCCGTCCTGCTCTGGCTGGATGCACCGGCGCTACCGTAACCTCTCGCAGCCTTCGTGGTCGTCTCAGGACTCGGCCACTCTTGCCTAGAGACTTTTGTCATTGACTCTGGCTTTGAAGACAGGGCCTGTAGCCCTGGGCTGAAAAAGGAGCCTGGGTTGGTCTTCTCCAGCATCAGGAACTGCTGCCGAGCGGCGGTGAAGTTGATCTGCTCCGTGTCGATATTTTCAGGGTCAACAGGTGTCCCTGCCCTCCCCGAGGAGGGCTTGTCGAAGCACATGGCGAAGCTGCTGGTGAAGCTGCCCGTGTGCCTGCCGTCGCCCAGGCTGCCCGTGCTGGTGTTTATG
This region includes:
- the MISP gene encoding mitotic interactor and substrate of PLK1, producing MDRVTRHLVFQLPQPSHKHDSNDAPQAGAWAEQRADSDDDVFGPAQHSSQRVENGYGWKTRSKSPSYFLDGGRDVWTPSPDRESKLEVVRSGSLYDLRAYRGERKPSKLYDEDEQEQCRVPPPNISPEKAKELEEERKEVIRNQVMRKSSTMAERWSSTDELSSINTSTGSLGDGRHTGSFTSSFAMCFDKPSSGRAGTPVDPENIDTEQINFTAARQQFLMLEKTNPGSFFSPGLQALSSKPESMTKVSRQEWPSPETTTKAARGYGSAGASSQSRTDKTVYQVYSVSYNTPVKEEVYAPRRADTEKSYPTTKMSSLTKASSREDLDSGLGEMYNEASAGYASDGSASNEIVNGLVGLRAGSNGLEKGTKIGNETPIEREIRMAMEREENLWKERGIQRLTSSSELVEIKTKPLLSMDASPSPGRKGKDKGHASRYVQREIEQETKREEDLRKQGRLLGTYDRGTQQELDERRRVFEQEEAPPQKPTPPRKADERRGWVSESVAEQPTSHGPCPAGDTRGGRSPPSRAASTTRFQAAQSRGAAGQKSQDQPPVSRHVSASASKWGSEESWGGRLPSPTPSPAGAAVLPRRYFSFSFWKPKVSFVEDMGTQSPLRREDGREEQYRLRTGRAQTSALIDKEIQSDLQREEELQEQRRRRQLVDGCSPVSGDGGAQEGSRSRHSSAASGVSGSFSVSGSPVSTPAPHQGGALGLVSSFTPLRVAGPPPGSTETLGPDSARSSPFEERRRRVKEDGKYAGIEPIDKINTEVVESTRVTRHKSAMAQRWEAGQYVRDDD
- the LOC141970830 gene encoding uncharacterized protein LOC141970830, with product MFLQNESVRDGRCGDARPLYRDLSRLVTWAHSHGTICDQIPALETVQNVGHPSKDNSVLWMCVLGHAYCWQCEEIYVRSREESEAVGKRKRLVSAEASSGEANLDEKRFRMTPSLGRAKADTVSRGSRSSSPGVAQQRGDTICITDNEPPLGLNRKNSKSLKSGFAAEQHLSLSGDEVTTDRHKVKLESDRDLQILSDEGQGVSDEDDQGARISQSILSEAQNKSETAQADLQMYHCQQTAFPKPAAAQTAFAPPGKLPLPLACALQPPASPQELLHSSFLGLGPLNPAGAMPEASDTRSSSGSPIPKEHFKPSPVSNTEVKAQPESPSSMTFFELEATISLQHQLQQSPPERRAPETGFGGSVTEDSVEKGEASGSGQAPPPAAPLSPERPPASSHKNVLKKKKRNHNTGDIKVFKDWLVLHYPSEIRDIHELPPQDLDSYLALFYSCAKRQNGADFSASSLHFLQKNIERYLTDHNYGYSVVKGSEFRAAQEAFKVKHQHLSQQQKECKWSVVENLTDEDVEGLRKKGLVSRMHPQGFLYLMFTTIIRGFGASTHSQGNALYWGQLVLRKPEGELEYLAWKDGLCAEAEPGEAGLRLFAKPDDPGTCPVADYKEYARRRPPDMLHDCDPLYLAPKALCSMWDQVWYSRKSLAKARIEKILKVIVQQVKESVKKSKQ